The genome window GCGGATGTACGAGAGCAAGTACGCCTCGCGCGAGGACATCGACGCCGCCATGCGCTTCGGCACCGGCCACCCGATGGGCCCGCTGGCGCTGCTCGATTTGATCGGCCTGGACAGCGCGTACGAGATCCTCGAGACGATGTACACGCAGTCCCGCGACCACCGGCACGCGCCGGCGCCGCTGCTCAAGCAGTACGTCACGGCGGGGCTTCTCGGCCGCAAGAGCGGCCGTGGCATCTACACCTACGCCGCGCCGGACTCGCCGGAGACCGTCGCCGACCACGCCACCCCGACGACCACCACTGGCAGCCCACGCCCCGTCCAGCGGATCGGTGTCATCGGCACCGGCACGATGGCCGGCGGCATCGTCGAGGTGTGCGCCAAGAGCGGTTACGACGTAATCTTCCGCGCCCGGGGCGAGGACAAGGTCGCGGCGGTGCGGAAGAAGATCGAGGCCTCGCTCGACAAGGCCCTGCAGCGCGGCAAGTTGACGGAGCAGGAGCGCGACGCAACGCTCGCTCGGATCACCGGCACCACGTCGCTGGACGATCTGGCCGACTGCGACCTGGTGGTCGAGGCCGTCGTCGAGGACCTGACCATCAAGAAGGCGCTGTTCTCCGCGCTCGACGAGGTGCTGAAGCCGGGCGCGATCCTGGCCACGACCACCTCGAGCCTGCCGGTCATCGAGTGCGCGCAGGCCACCTCGCGTCCGCAGGACGTCGTCGGCATGCACTGGTTCAACCCGGCGACGATGATGAAGCTCGTCGAGGTGGTGCCGACCGTGACCACCGCCGACGACGTCGTGGCGACCGTCGTCGAGGTCTGCGCGAAGACGCGCAAGCACGCCGTGCTCTGCGGCGACCGGGCCGGCTTCATCGTCAACGCGCTGCTGTTCCCCTACCTCAACGACGCCGTCAAGATGCTCGAGGCGCACTACGCGACCATCGACGACATCGACTTCGCCATGACCAAGGGCTGCGGCCACCCGATGGGGCCGTTCGCGCTGATGGACGTGGTCGGGCTCGACGTCACACTGGCGATCCAGCGGACGCTGTTCGACGAGTTCCGTGAGCCGGGCGACGTGCCGGCGCCGATGCTCGAGCACCTCGTCCGTGCCGGCTACCTCGGCCGCAAGACCGGCCGCGGCTTCCGCGACTACGCCCGGAAGTAGCTGATGGCCAGGGGTTCGCGGCGCGCGGCGATGCGCGCGGCAGCCTTGGACGCGCTCAAGCACGACGACGACGAGGGGACACCGCGACCGCCGGTCGGCGAGCAGGTGGAGGACGGGCACGTCGTACGCCGGGTGGCCGGCACGTCGAGCCCGCGGGTCTACCGCTGCCCGGGATGCGACCAGGAGCTGCGCCCAGGCTCGCCGCACGTCGTGGCGTGGCCGCAGGGGAGGCCGGACGACCGGCGGCACTGGCACACCGCGTGCTGGGACGCCCGCGGCCGCCGCGGCGTGAAGGTGCACCGCTCCAAGAACGCCCCCCGCTACGGCTGACCCCCCACCCTCCGGCTTACGTCATGCTGCGCCCCGCGCAAGATGCTCCTCTCAGCATGACGCAAGGAGGGGGTCAGTAGGGTCGACAACCATGCCCGACATCCGCGCCAACACCGTGCTGCCGGCCGAGCGGCGGGACGTCGTGCTGCACACCGCCGACGGCCTCGAACTGGTGGGGGAGCTGGCCCTGCCGGCCGACCGGCCGCCGGTCGCGACGGTGATCTGCCTGCACCCGTTGCCGACGCAGGGCGGCTTCATGGACAGCCACCTGCTCAGGAAGGCCAGCTACCGGTTGCCTGCGCTGGCGGGTCTCGCAGTGCTGCGCTTCAACACCCGCGGCACGACCAGCCCACGCGGCACCAGCTCCGGGCAGTTCGACGACGCGGTGGGTGAGAAGTTCGACGTGGCCGCCGCGCTGGACTTCTGCGAGGCGGAGGACCTGCCGGCGATCTGGCTGCTGGGCTGGTCGTTCGGTACCGACCTCGTGCTCATGTACGGCTGCGACCCCTCCGTCGCGGGCGCGGTCCTGATCAGCCCGCCGCTGCGCTACTCGCAGCCGTCGGACCTCGCGGGCTGGGCCGCCTCCGGCAAGCCGCTGACGGCGCTCGTCCCGGAGCACGACGACTTCCTGCGGCCGGCCGAGGCCCGGAACCGCTTTGCCGCCGTGCCGCAGTGCGAGGTCGTCGCGGTCGACGGCGCCAAGCACCTGTTCGTCGGCCACACCGAACGGGTGCTCGACGAGGTCGTCCGGCGGGTGGCGCCCGCCGCCCATCCCCTGCCCAGGACGTACGGGGACAGCGCAGGAGCGTCGGCCCGACCGGCAGGATGACGGCGGGGCAGACTCCCGCCGGGGTCGTCCGTCGGCGTCAGACCGCGTCCTGACGCGGTGCGACGACCTCCTGCAGGACCAGCTGCACGGCCGCGGCGATCGGGATGGCCAGCAGCGCTCCCAGCACCCCCAGCAGCGAGCCGCCCACCAGCACGGCGACCACGGTCGCCGCGGGCGAGACGTTCACCGAGCGCTGCATGATCCGCGGATAGAGGACGTAGTTCTCGACCTGCTGGTAGACGAGGTAGTAGACGGCGACGATCAGCCCGGCCTGCACCGAGGTGAACAGCGCGACCGTGGTGATGACGACGGCGCCGATCGTCGCGCCGATCAGCGGGATGAGCCCGGTGAGGAACACGACCATCGCCAGCGCGACGGCGTAGTCGACGCCGAGCACCCGCAGCAGCAGGTACGTCAGGCTGGCGGCGAGCGCGGCGATCGTCACCGCGCCGGCCACGTAGCTCCCGACCCGGCTGAGGATCTCGTCCGTCAGCAGGCCCACCCGCGCCCTCCTGGTGCGGGGCACGAGGCGGTAGGCGTTGGCCTTGATCGAGGGCAGGTTCGACAGGAAGTAAAGCGTCACGATCAGCACGGTCAGGGCGCTGAAGAAGGCGCCGAAGACGACCTTGCCGACGCCCAGCACGCCGCCCGCCGCGCTGACGCCGAGGCGTCCGGGATCGTTCAGCATGCCCTGGGCCCGCTCCAGCAGGCCGAACCGCTCGTCCACGGCGGCGATCCGCTCGTTGTCCTGCAGTTGTGCGACGTAGCCCGGAGCGCGCGCGGCGAACTCCTGTGCCTGCTCGACGATCGGCGGGACGACTGCGAAGCCGAAGCCGACGAAGAACAGCAGCATCGCCAGCAGCACCAGCCCGACCGCGAAGCCGCGCCGCATCTGACGGCGCTCCAGGGCTTCCACCGCAGGGTTGAGGCCGATCGCGAGGAAGGCGGCCGTCAGCAGCAGGACCAGCACGCCCTGCACCGCGATCAGCGCCTTCACCAGCCCGTACGCGAGCGCGATCCCGAGCGCCCCCGTGAACGCGATCCGGAACGGTGAGCGACTGGACAACGGCCGCCCGGGCACGCCGTAGGGGTTGTCCTCGTCGACGGCGGCCTCGATCCTGCGCGCGGCGGTGTCGAGCAGCGGGTCCGCCGGCGGCGCGACCACCTGCGCAGCGTCGACGGCGGCGCTGCTGGCCGCGACCGCACCGGCTCGGGCCTGCTCCGCACCGCCTCGTGCCTGCTCCGCACCGCCTCGTGCCTGCTCCGCACCGGCTCGTGCCTGCTCCGCAGCATGTCTCGCGTCGATCGCCCCCGTCCGCGCGCGTTCCGCCTGCCCGGCCTGCTCCTCGACAGCGCCCTGGACCTCGCGGACCTGCTCGACCTGCCGTGCGACCTCGGGCGCCGGCGGGGAGCCCGGCGCGTCGTCAGTCACGGGTTCCGCGGGTCGGACCCGATGGGCCCGGCTGCCGCGGCGGGCCGCTGAGCGGAGCCACGGCGGCGGAGACCGCGTCCCGCAGCGTCTGCAGCTGCCCGGCGATCGCGTCGCGCTGGGCCGAGAGCTCCTCGACCTGGCGGCGGGCCTCAGCGGTCATCGCCGCGGCCTCCCGCCGGGCCTGCTCGTGCAGCGCCTGCACGTCCTCGCGGGCCTGCGTCACGAGCTTGTCCGCCTCCTTGCGGGCGTCGTCGCGCACGGTGCGGGCCTCCTGCGCGGCGGCCTGCGTCTGCGCCTGCGCGTCGGCCGAGGCCTTGGCGCGCAGCGCCTCGACGTCGCGCTGGGCCTGCAGGGTGGCCGCCTCGGCGCCCTCGGACGCGCGGGCCACCTCCTCCTCGCGCTTGCGCAGCGCGGCGTCGCGCTCGGTGCTCTCCCGGGCCGCCTGCTGCTTGGCGGCGGCGACCATCCGCTCGGCGTCCCCCCGCGCCTCGGCCCGCACGGACGCGGCCTCCTCCTCGGCCAGCCGGAGCATCTCGGCCAGCCGCGCAGTGAGCAGCGACCCTGGCTCGGACTGGCCCGAGGCGCGCCGCTCGGCAGCGGACAGCGCCGCTGCCTGCTTCGCGACATGCTCCTCGAGGGCCGTGATCCGCTGACCGTCCTGGGCGTGGCGCTCGTCGGCATCGCCGAGCGCCACCTCCACGCGGTCGAGGTAGTCGTCCACCTGTCGGCGGTCGTAGCCGCGCAAGACGACGTCGAACCCACCGGCGTCGGCGTTGTCCTGCAGTGGGACCAGGTCGTCCGGGGTGTCGGCGGGGCTCATGGCGCTGTCCTACCACCCGCGGCGCCCACCGACCCGCAGCGCCACACGGAAGCTTGCGCGGCGCGCTCAGACGTCGCGGAAGCGGTTGATCGCGTCCACGTGCCTGGCCCGGAACTCCTGCGCCGAGTCCTCGACCCCGTGCCCCTCCTCGGGCGCGAGGCACAGCACCCCCACCTTGCCCTGGTGCAGGTTCTTGTGGACGTCGTACGCCGCCTGGCCGGTGTCCTCCAGGGCGTACGTCCTGGACAGCGTCGGGTGGATCAGCCCCTTACCGATGAGCCGGTTGGCCTCCCAGCTCTCCCGGTAGTTCGCGAAGTGCGAGCCCACGATCCGCTTGAGGTTCATCCAGAAGTAGCGGTTGTCGTACTGGTGCATGTAGCCGCTGGTCGACGCGCAGGTCGTGATGGTGCCGCCCTTCCTGGTCACGTACACCGACGCGCCGAAGGTCTCGCGGCCGGGGTGCTCGAAGACGATGTCGATGTCCTCGCCGCCGGTCAGCTCGCGGATCTTCTTGCCGAAGCGCTGCCATTCCTTGGGGTCCTGGTTGTGCTCGTCCTTCCAGAACCGGTAGTCCTCGGCACTGCGGTCGATGACCAGCTCGGCCCCCATCCGCCGGACGATCTCGGCCTTCTCCGGGGAGCTGACGACGCAGACCGGGATCCCCCCTCCGTTCAGGGCGTACTGCGTGGCGTAGGACCCGAGCCCGCCGCTGGCGCCCCAGACCAGGACGGTGTCGCCCTGCTTCATCGCCGCGCCGTTCTTGCTGACCAGCTGTCGGTAGGCGGTCGAGTTGACCAGGCCAGGGGCGGCGGCCTCTTCCCAGGTCAGGTGCGCCGGCTTCGGCATCAGCTGGTTGGTCTTGACCAGCGCCAGCTCGGCCAGGCCGCCGAAGTTGGTCTCGAAGCCCCAGATGCGCTGCTGGGGGTCCATCATCGTGTCGTCGTGGCCCTGTGGGTCCTCGAGCTCGACCGACAGGCAGTGCGCGACGACCGTGTCGCCGGCCTTCCACTTCGACACGCCCGCGCCGACGGCGAGCACCACGCCGGACAGGTCGGAGCCCACGACGTGGTACGGCAGGTCGTGCCGCTTCGTGAGCTCGGACAGCCGCCCGTACCGCTCGAGGAAGCCGAAGGTCGGCACCGGCTCGAAGATCGAGGTCCAGACGGTGTTGAAGTTCACCGAGGACGCCATGACCGCGACGATCGCCTCGCCCGGTCCGAGTTCCGGGGTGGCCACTTCGTCGACGTGCAGGCTCTTGCGTGGGTCCTTGTCGCGCGACGCGACGCCCTCGAACATGCCGATCTCGTCCTTGCGGACGACGACGCCGCGGTAGCTCTCCGGGACCGGCACCCCCTGCACGGCCTTGCTGTCGCCGGACTGGATGGCCTCGAGGATGTCCTTCACGCGCGGCGTTCTCCCTGTGTCGGTGGATGTGCGCCGCAGGGTATCGAGGCTTCGGCCGGGTCCGGGCAGGTGTCGGCCGCCGGCGGCGGTCAGTGCCCAGGAGACGGTCGTCCTGGCGGCGGGTCGTCCGGCGGGGACGCCAGGTCCGACCCAGCGAATTCAGCGCACTCCGTCGACGACCGGCCAGCGACGCAGCCTTTGCAGCAGGCTTTTTCCACGGTCGAGCGCGCTGAACTGAACACGTCGCCGCAAAAACAGCTATCTGCGGCGAACCTCTACCTGTGTCCGACATCTAACTGTGTGGTGCACCTATTGCGCCTCTTGGTCCGCCTGCGTACGTTTCGCCCCGTTGCTGTGGCGCTCGCCGCACGCCGTACAAGAAAGTTGGGGGGACCAGCCTGTGTCGTCTCGTCGTGGATTGACCGGCGCGGGGCTTGCCGCCGCCGCGCTCGTTGTCTCGCTGGCCGCGGGAGCGTGGGCCTGTGTCTCGGGGCCGGCGGTGTTGTTGAGCACCGACACCGTGAAGGCTGGCGAATCGGTGCAGATCGTCG of Mycobacteriales bacterium contains these proteins:
- a CDS encoding 3-hydroxybutyryl-CoA dehydrogenase — encoded protein: MAREFNKVGVVGLGTMGAGIAEVLARSGLGVVGVEVDQAGLERAHSHLTASTGRALAKGKLTRDEVDAILGRIRTGTDLTAVQDCDLVIEAIPERMELKRELFAQLDALLPEEAVLATNTSALSVTELATGTHRPSRVVGLHWFNPAPVMGLVEVVRTVVADPSVVEDVQALVEQVGKTGATAGDRAGFIANALLFGYLNNALRMYESKYASREDIDAAMRFGTGHPMGPLALLDLIGLDSAYEILETMYTQSRDHRHAPAPLLKQYVTAGLLGRKSGRGIYTYAAPDSPETVADHATPTTTTGSPRPVQRIGVIGTGTMAGGIVEVCAKSGYDVIFRARGEDKVAAVRKKIEASLDKALQRGKLTEQERDATLARITGTTSLDDLADCDLVVEAVVEDLTIKKALFSALDEVLKPGAILATTTSSLPVIECAQATSRPQDVVGMHWFNPATMMKLVEVVPTVTTADDVVATVVEVCAKTRKHAVLCGDRAGFIVNALLFPYLNDAVKMLEAHYATIDDIDFAMTKGCGHPMGPFALMDVVGLDVTLAIQRTLFDEFREPGDVPAPMLEHLVRAGYLGRKTGRGFRDYARK
- the ccrA gene encoding crotonyl-CoA carboxylase/reductase — protein: MKDILEAIQSGDSKAVQGVPVPESYRGVVVRKDEIGMFEGVASRDKDPRKSLHVDEVATPELGPGEAIVAVMASSVNFNTVWTSIFEPVPTFGFLERYGRLSELTKRHDLPYHVVGSDLSGVVLAVGAGVSKWKAGDTVVAHCLSVELEDPQGHDDTMMDPQQRIWGFETNFGGLAELALVKTNQLMPKPAHLTWEEAAAPGLVNSTAYRQLVSKNGAAMKQGDTVLVWGASGGLGSYATQYALNGGGIPVCVVSSPEKAEIVRRMGAELVIDRSAEDYRFWKDEHNQDPKEWQRFGKKIRELTGGEDIDIVFEHPGRETFGASVYVTRKGGTITTCASTSGYMHQYDNRYFWMNLKRIVGSHFANYRESWEANRLIGKGLIHPTLSRTYALEDTGQAAYDVHKNLHQGKVGVLCLAPEEGHGVEDSAQEFRARHVDAINRFRDV
- a CDS encoding ATP/GTP-binding protein, which encodes MARGSRRAAMRAAALDALKHDDDEGTPRPPVGEQVEDGHVVRRVAGTSSPRVYRCPGCDQELRPGSPHVVAWPQGRPDDRRHWHTACWDARGRRGVKVHRSKNAPRYG
- a CDS encoding AI-2E family transporter — its product is MTDDAPGSPPAPEVARQVEQVREVQGAVEEQAGQAERARTGAIDARHAAEQARAGAEQARGGAEQARGGAEQARAGAVAASSAAVDAAQVVAPPADPLLDTAARRIEAAVDEDNPYGVPGRPLSSRSPFRIAFTGALGIALAYGLVKALIAVQGVLVLLLTAAFLAIGLNPAVEALERRQMRRGFAVGLVLLAMLLFFVGFGFAVVPPIVEQAQEFAARAPGYVAQLQDNERIAAVDERFGLLERAQGMLNDPGRLGVSAAGGVLGVGKVVFGAFFSALTVLIVTLYFLSNLPSIKANAYRLVPRTRRARVGLLTDEILSRVGSYVAGAVTIAALAASLTYLLLRVLGVDYAVALAMVVFLTGLIPLIGATIGAVVITTVALFTSVQAGLIVAVYYLVYQQVENYVLYPRIMQRSVNVSPAATVVAVLVGGSLLGVLGALLAIPIAAAVQLVLQEVVAPRQDAV
- a CDS encoding DivIVA domain-containing protein, giving the protein MSPADTPDDLVPLQDNADAGGFDVVLRGYDRRQVDDYLDRVEVALGDADERHAQDGQRITALEEHVAKQAAALSAAERRASGQSEPGSLLTARLAEMLRLAEEEAASVRAEARGDAERMVAAAKQQAARESTERDAALRKREEEVARASEGAEAATLQAQRDVEALRAKASADAQAQTQAAAQEARTVRDDARKEADKLVTQAREDVQALHEQARREAAAMTAEARRQVEELSAQRDAIAGQLQTLRDAVSAAVAPLSGPPRQPGPSGPTRGTRD